The genomic region GACGGGGATCCCGTCGTCGTCAGTGGGCCGCGTGTCGTCCGGCCGTACTGCATCGGCGGTACGGCCGAAAGCCCACGTAGGGACGACGACGATGACCCCACGGCCGGGCAGGCTGGCGGTGTCCCCGCGACTGCGGGTCGACCGGCGTCAGGAGAACGATGATCGAGGTACGTGGCCTGAGCAAGCACTACGGCGAGAAGGTGGCCGTCGATGACCTGACGTTCACCGTACGTCCCGGTGTGGTGACAGGTTTCCTCGGGCCGAACGGGGCCGGGAAGTCAACGACCATGCGGATGATCGTCGGACTGGACCGGCCGGACGCCGGCACGGTCACGGTCAACGGCCGCCCGTTCCGGGAGCACGCCGCGCCGCTGGCCGAGGTGGGGTCCCTGCTGGAGGCCAAGGCCGTGCACACCGGGCGGTCGGCCTACAACCACCTGCTGGCGATGGCAGCCACCACCGGGGTGCCCCGCCGCCGCGTGGACGAGGTGATCGACCTGGTCGGGCTGCACGAGGTGGCCCGCAAGCGCGCCGGTGGCTTCTCCCTGGGCATGGGCCAGCGGCTGGGTATCGCCTCGGCGCTGCTCGGCGATCCGCAGACGCTGTTGCTGGACGAGCCGGTCAACGGGTTGGACCCCGATGGGGTGCTCTGGATCCGCAACCTGCTCAAGGGCCTGGCCGCCGAGGGGCGCACGGTGTTCGTCTCCTCGCACCTGATGAGCGAGATGGCGGTCACCGCCGAGCACCTCATCGTCATCGGGCGGGGCCGGCTGATCGCCGACTCCCCCACGGCCGAGCTCATCGACCGCGCGTCACACAGCAGTGTCCGGGTCCGCTCCCCGCAGCTGTCCGAACTCCGCGAGGTGCTGGCCGGGCCCGACATCACGCTCACCACTCACCCCGACGGATCGATGCAGGTCACCGGGTTGCGCGCGGAGGACATCGGCTATCTGGCGGCTAGTCGCCAGATAGTGCTGCACGAACTCTCCCCGCAGCAGGCCTCCCTGGAACAGGCGTTCATGGAGCTCACCCAGGACGCCATCGAGTACCACGCCACCACCACCCTCACCGACACCCTCACCGACACGAAGGCCGCATCGTGACCACCACCGCCCCCTCCCCCGCCCGCCCGCGGCAGGGCGACCTCCGTCTGACCCAGCGGCGCGTCGTCGTCTCCGAGTGGGTCAAGCTCCGCTCGCTGCGGTCCACCGTCTACACATTGGTGGCCGCGGTGATCGTGATCATCGGGTTCGGCCTGCTCGCCTCCGCCGCCGTCTCCGGGCAGCTCGAGGGCCCACCCGGCGGTGGCCAGGGCGCCCCAGGCGGCGGGTTCCCCGTCGACGCCACGATGATCAGCCTCGCCGGCGTCCAGCTCGCCCAGATCATCATCGGCGTGCTCGGGGTGCTGGTCATCAGCGGGGAGTACGCCACCGGCATGATCCGGTCTTCACTGACCGCCGTCCCCCGGCGGCTCCCGGTCCTCTGGGGCAAGGCGATCGTGCTGTCCGCCGTGACCGTGGCGCTCATGCTTGTCGCGGTGCTGGTCGCGTTCTTCGCCGGCCAGGCCATCCTGGCGGGCAAAGACATGGACGTGGCGCTGACCGACGACGGCGTCCTCCGTGCGGTCGTGGGCTCCGCGCTGTACCTCACCGGCATCGGCGTGATCGGCATCGCGCTCGGCGCGCTGCTGCGCCACACCGCTGGGGCGATCACCACGCTCTTCGCTGTCCTGCTGGTCGTGCCCGGCCTGCTCGGTCTCGTCCTGCCCGACAGCTGGGCCGACGCGATCGCTCCGTACCTGCCCGCCGCTGCCGGGCAGGCCTTCACGGCCGTGGCCGACACCGGGCAGGGACTCCTCGGCCCCGGCGCCGGGTTCGCCGTCTTCATCGGATCGGTTGCCGTGCTGCTCGTCGCGGCGGCCGTGGCCCTCACCCGCCGCGACGCCTGACGCCCGAACCGGAGCCGCGCCGGGGCGGGTTGCGCCGCCCGGACGCGGCCCGGTCCTGATGACCAGGGCCCGACCGTACGAACCGAATCTGCGCTCCGCGGCAGCGTGCGTTTCCAACTAGGAGGACCCGTGACCTGCCCGCCCCTCGCCCGGCGGATCACGGCCCACCGGGCGGACGGCCGACGGCCCGGCCCGCGCCGGGGGAAGCGGCATCCCAGGAGGTCGTCATGACGGGACTGCCGGCGCTGCTGCGCAGCGACGCCGGTCGGCCGCAGTTGCTCCGGTTCGCTGCCGTCGGTGGGGTGTCGAACCTCGTCTACCTCGCCCTGTTCGCCGCGCTGCACGGCCTGGGCGCCCAGCCGGCCAACCTGGCCGCGGCGCTCACCTCGACCGTCCTGTCCAACGACCTGCACCGCCGGCTGACTTTCCACGCCGATGAGCGGGTGACGTGGTCGACCGCCCAGTGGCGGGGCGGTCTGCTGGCCCTGGCCGGGATCGTCACCACCGCTGTCGCCCTGGCGGTGCTCGACGCTGCCGCCGGCACTCCGGGACTATGGGTCCAGGCGGCAGTGATCGGGGCCGTGAACGGAACCGTGGGCCTGGTACGCTTTCTCGCCCTGCGCCGGTGGTTCCGTCCGCGGTGACCCCTACCGCTCCTCGGGCCACCACAGCGGGCCCCACCTGACGTGGCCGGCTCAGCCCCGCAGCGATCCCCTCCCGGCGTCGGAGGCGACCAGCCCGCTCTGGTAGGCCACCACCACCAGTTGCGCGCGATCACGAACGCCGAGCTTGGTCATCGCGCGGTTGACGTGGGTCTTGACCGTCAGCGGGGAGACGACGAGACGAACAGCGATGTCCTCGTTGGACAGGCCGTGCGCCACCAGGGCCAGGATCTCGCGTTCGCGTTCGGTGAGGACGGTGAGCCGTTCGGGGCTGCCCGTGGCGCGACCGCCAGAGTCAGCTGGTTGCTGGAGGAATCGGGAGATGAGACTGCGGGTGGCTGCCGGGGACAGAAGTGCTTCACCGGCGGCGACGATGCGGATGCCCGCCAGCAGCTCCGCGGGCAGCACACCCTTGCCGAGGAACCCGCTCGCTCCCGCCCGCAGCGCCTGCACGACGTACTCGTCGGCCTCGAAGGTGGTCAGCACCAGCACCCGGACACCGGCCAGGTCGTCGTCCCCGGCTATCCGGCCGGTGGCAGCCAGGCCGTCGGTGCCCGGCATGCGAATGTCCATCAGGACGACGTCGGCGCGAGTGCTGCGTGCCATCGCGACGGCCTCGTCCCCGGTCGCGGCTTCACCGACCACCTCGAGGTCGTCGGCAGAGTCGATCAGCGCCCGGAAGCCGGCCCGGATCAACGCCTGATCGTCGGCGATCAGCACCCGGATGGTCACCGCGCCGCCGATCCGACCACCGAAGGGGCCGGGACGACCGCGCGGACCCGGAACCGGGCAGGCCCCGGCTCGACCGACAACTGTCCGCCCAGGGCGGTGGTCCGCTCCCGCATGCCCAGCAGTCCGTGCCCGCCGCCGGTCGCCGCCGCCCGGCCGGCGGTGACCGGGTTGACGACCTCCACCTCGAGGGTGTCGGCGGTCCAGTGCAGGGTCAGCCGCGCGCTGTCTTCCGCGCCGTGCTTGTGTGCGTTGGTCAGCGACTCCTGGATGACGCGGTAGGCGGCGAGATCGCTGGCGGCCGGCAGTGGCCGGGGCAGCCCGGCCACCGTGAACTCCAGGGCCATCCCGGCGGCGGTCAGGCGCTCGACCAGTTGGTCGAGATCGGCCAGGCCGGGGGTGGGCTCGGTGGGCGCCGGGCTCTCGTCCTGCGGACCACGAAGCACGGCCAGCACGCTGCTCAACTCCTCCAGGACAGCCCGGCTGGCGGCCCGGATGTGCTCCAGCGCCGCCACCGCCTGCTCCGGTCGCCCCGGCAACAGGTGCGCGGCCACACCGGACTGCACGTTGATCACCGCGACGTGGTGCGCCACGACGTCATGCAGCTCCCGAGCGATCCGCACGCGCTCCTCGGCGACCCGGCGCCGGGCCTCCTCCTCGTGCGTCTGCTCGATCCGCCGGGCACGCTCCTCCAC from Blastococcus colisei harbors:
- a CDS encoding ABC transporter permease subunit, which encodes MTTTAPSPARPRQGDLRLTQRRVVVSEWVKLRSLRSTVYTLVAAVIVIIGFGLLASAAVSGQLEGPPGGGQGAPGGGFPVDATMISLAGVQLAQIIIGVLGVLVISGEYATGMIRSSLTAVPRRLPVLWGKAIVLSAVTVALMLVAVLVAFFAGQAILAGKDMDVALTDDGVLRAVVGSALYLTGIGVIGIALGALLRHTAGAITTLFAVLLVVPGLLGLVLPDSWADAIAPYLPAAAGQAFTAVADTGQGLLGPGAGFAVFIGSVAVLLVAAAVALTRRDA
- a CDS encoding response regulator gives rise to the protein MTIRVLIADDQALIRAGFRALIDSADDLEVVGEAATGDEAVAMARSTRADVVLMDIRMPGTDGLAATGRIAGDDDLAGVRVLVLTTFEADEYVVQALRAGASGFLGKGVLPAELLAGIRIVAAGEALLSPAATRSLISRFLQQPADSGGRATGSPERLTVLTEREREILALVAHGLSNEDIAVRLVVSPLTVKTHVNRAMTKLGVRDRAQLVVVAYQSGLVASDAGRGSLRG
- a CDS encoding ABC transporter ATP-binding protein; translated protein: MIEVRGLSKHYGEKVAVDDLTFTVRPGVVTGFLGPNGAGKSTTMRMIVGLDRPDAGTVTVNGRPFREHAAPLAEVGSLLEAKAVHTGRSAYNHLLAMAATTGVPRRRVDEVIDLVGLHEVARKRAGGFSLGMGQRLGIASALLGDPQTLLLDEPVNGLDPDGVLWIRNLLKGLAAEGRTVFVSSHLMSEMAVTAEHLIVIGRGRLIADSPTAELIDRASHSSVRVRSPQLSELREVLAGPDITLTTHPDGSMQVTGLRAEDIGYLAASRQIVLHELSPQQASLEQAFMELTQDAIEYHATTTLTDTLTDTKAAS
- a CDS encoding GtrA family protein, encoding MTGLPALLRSDAGRPQLLRFAAVGGVSNLVYLALFAALHGLGAQPANLAAALTSTVLSNDLHRRLTFHADERVTWSTAQWRGGLLALAGIVTTAVALAVLDAAAGTPGLWVQAAVIGAVNGTVGLVRFLALRRWFRPR
- a CDS encoding sensor histidine kinase, with protein sequence MGSRGGRRRVRLPAGVLDGVLAVLVLAGGVVGFLVGDGPEPGLTWLLLLGACVAAGAVGVRRRWPVPAVAVTVTVLLATMGSGQPGPALLLAVLITVYTVGAYTDRRVTLLTGAAAAAGVVVGALAVSGGRWSDPGVLIFAAWIGFAAAIGDGVRSRRAYVSAVEERARRIEQTHEEEARRRVAEERVRIARELHDVVAHHVAVINVQSGVAAHLLPGRPEQAVAALEHIRAASRAVLEELSSVLAVLRGPQDESPAPTEPTPGLADLDQLVERLTAAGMALEFTVAGLPRPLPAASDLAAYRVIQESLTNAHKHGAEDSARLTLHWTADTLEVEVVNPVTAGRAAATGGGHGLLGMRERTTALGGQLSVEPGPARFRVRAVVPAPSVVGSAAR